A region of Subdoligranulum variabile DNA encodes the following proteins:
- a CDS encoding RNA polymerase sigma factor, which yields MWGLTNEEFTGLMQQYQRLIYTVCLQFVHDPHTAEDLTQDTFVAAFSAIDRCEPQYYKAWLVRVAANKCKDHLKSAWVRRVEAPGDDALPEPRGAPQGDAADPAEQLADRAGAEELEALVRNLREPYGRVAVLYFLEHRDTAQIAALVGRPPATVSSQLWRAKLLLRQQIHERRLKE from the coding sequence GTGTGGGGTCTGACCAACGAAGAATTCACCGGCTTGATGCAGCAATACCAGCGGCTGATCTATACGGTCTGTCTGCAGTTCGTCCACGACCCCCACACCGCCGAGGACCTGACCCAGGACACCTTTGTAGCGGCATTTTCCGCCATTGACCGGTGCGAACCGCAATACTACAAGGCGTGGCTGGTGCGGGTGGCGGCCAACAAGTGCAAGGACCACCTGAAAAGCGCCTGGGTGCGCCGGGTGGAAGCGCCGGGGGACGACGCTCTGCCCGAACCGCGGGGCGCGCCCCAAGGGGACGCCGCCGACCCGGCCGAACAGCTGGCCGACCGCGCCGGGGCCGAGGAACTGGAAGCGCTGGTCCGCAATCTGCGTGAACCCTACGGGCGGGTGGCGGTGCTCTATTTTCTGGAACACCGGGACACTGCCCAGATCGCCGCGCTGGTGGGCCGTCCCCCCGCGACGGTGAGCAGCCAGCTGTGGCGTGCCAAACTGCTGCTGCGCCAGCAGATTCATGAGAGGAGGCTGAAGGAATGA
- a CDS encoding exodeoxyribonuclease III — protein sequence MKFVSWNVNGLRACLKKGFEETFRTLDADFFCIQETKMQPGQADFAPEGYTEYIYSADKKGYSGTAIWARTPALSVRYGLEEDLHNHEGRAITLEYPDFYLVNLYVPNSQNELARIDYRMQWEDDLRRYLQALDAQKPVILCGDLNVAHTEIDLKNPGPNRGAAGFSDQERGKLDELLAAGFTDTFRHLHPDATGIYSWWSMRFRARERNAGWRIDYFLVSNRLAPQIRKADILMDILGSDHCPVTLELDL from the coding sequence ATGAAATTCGTAAGCTGGAACGTCAACGGCCTGCGGGCCTGCCTGAAAAAGGGCTTTGAGGAGACCTTCCGCACCCTGGACGCCGATTTCTTCTGCATCCAGGAGACCAAGATGCAGCCCGGCCAGGCCGATTTTGCCCCGGAGGGCTACACCGAATACATCTACAGCGCCGACAAGAAGGGCTATTCCGGCACCGCCATCTGGGCCAGGACCCCGGCGCTGTCGGTGCGGTACGGCCTGGAGGAGGACCTGCACAACCACGAAGGCCGGGCCATCACGCTGGAATATCCCGACTTTTATCTGGTGAACCTCTATGTGCCCAACTCCCAGAATGAGCTGGCCCGCATCGACTACCGCATGCAGTGGGAGGACGACCTGCGCCGTTATCTGCAGGCACTGGACGCCCAAAAGCCGGTGATCCTCTGCGGCGACCTGAACGTGGCCCACACCGAGATCGATCTGAAGAACCCCGGCCCCAACCGCGGCGCCGCGGGCTTCAGCGACCAGGAGCGGGGCAAGCTGGACGAGCTGCTGGCCGCCGGTTTCACCGACACCTTCCGCCATCTGCACCCCGATGCCACCGGCATCTACAGCTGGTGGAGCATGCGGTTCCGTGCCCGGGAGCGCAACGCCGGATGGCGCATCGACTATTTCCTCGTCAGCAACCGGCTGGCCCCCCAGATCCGGAAGGCCGACATCCTGATGGACATTCTGGGCAGCGACCACTGTCCGGTGACACTGGAACTGGACCTGTAA
- a CDS encoding MATE family efflux transporter, producing MQQQNKPIFTNRQLITLLWPLIIEQALEVLVGMADTMMVSSAGEAAISGVSLVDMINQLIITVFGALATGGAVVTSQYLGARKEGAAARSAGQLVTLSAILGCAIAAFCLVARTLLLRLFFGSITDDVMHAALIYFTITALSFPFLALYNAGAAIFRSTGNSAVSMKVSVIVNIINFCGNALCVYVLKMGVAGVAVPTLVSRAVGAVIILSLASRHDYQLRLTARSVTHLEGGTVKSILAIGIPSACENSLFQLGRVLVVSMISLFGTVHISANAVANNLDNVGCIIGNAMCLAMITVVGRCVGAQDFDQAVRYTKKLMRWDYIAQGLTNATVLALLNPLLSLYTLSPETAKLSAQLIWIHCGMGILLWPLAFVLPNALRAANDVRFTMMVSVISMLVWRLGFSQILCVQLGWGALGVWWAMIIDWVCRLLCFVIRFASGAWKKHAVKTPA from the coding sequence ATGCAGCAACAAAACAAACCGATTTTTACCAACCGCCAGCTCATCACCCTGCTGTGGCCCCTCATCATCGAGCAGGCCCTGGAGGTCCTGGTGGGCATGGCCGATACCATGATGGTCTCCTCCGCCGGGGAGGCCGCCATCTCCGGTGTTTCGCTGGTGGACATGATCAACCAGCTCATCATCACCGTCTTCGGCGCCCTGGCTACCGGCGGCGCCGTCGTCACCAGCCAGTACCTGGGCGCCCGCAAGGAGGGGGCAGCCGCCCGCAGCGCCGGGCAGCTGGTCACCCTCAGCGCCATTCTGGGGTGCGCCATCGCCGCCTTCTGTCTGGTGGCCCGCACCCTCCTGCTGCGCCTTTTCTTCGGCTCCATCACCGACGACGTCATGCACGCCGCCCTCATCTACTTCACCATCACAGCGCTCTCCTTCCCCTTCCTGGCCCTGTACAACGCCGGTGCGGCCATCTTCCGCTCCACCGGCAACAGCGCTGTCTCCATGAAGGTGTCGGTCATCGTCAACATCATCAACTTCTGCGGCAACGCCCTCTGCGTTTACGTGCTGAAAATGGGCGTAGCCGGTGTGGCCGTCCCCACCCTGGTTTCCCGTGCGGTGGGCGCCGTCATCATCCTGTCCCTGGCCTCCCGCCACGACTACCAGCTCCGCCTCACCGCCCGCAGCGTCACCCATCTGGAGGGCGGCACCGTCAAAAGCATCCTGGCCATCGGAATTCCCTCAGCCTGCGAGAACAGCCTCTTCCAGCTGGGCCGCGTTCTGGTGGTCAGCATGATCTCCCTCTTCGGCACCGTCCACATCTCGGCCAACGCCGTGGCCAACAACCTGGACAACGTGGGCTGCATCATCGGCAACGCCATGTGCCTGGCCATGATCACCGTGGTGGGCCGCTGCGTGGGCGCCCAGGACTTTGACCAGGCCGTCCGTTACACCAAAAAACTCATGCGGTGGGACTACATCGCCCAGGGCCTGACCAACGCCACCGTCCTGGCGCTGCTCAACCCGCTGCTCAGCCTGTATACCCTCTCCCCCGAGACCGCCAAACTCTCCGCCCAGCTGATCTGGATCCACTGCGGTATGGGCATCCTGCTCTGGCCGCTGGCTTTCGTGCTGCCCAACGCCCTGCGCGCCGCCAACGACGTGCGGTTCACCATGATGGTGTCGGTCATCTCGATGCTCGTCTGGCGGCTGGGCTTCAGCCAGATCCTCTGCGTCCAGCTGGGCTGGGGCGCCCTGGGCGTCTGGTGGGCCATGATCATCGACTGGGTCTGCCGGCTGCTCTGCTTCGTCATCCGTTTTGCCAGCGGCGCCTGGAAAAAACACGCCGTCAAAACCCCTGCCTGA
- a CDS encoding ABC transporter permease: MQLFENISMALASVRSNKMRSLLTMLGIIIGIAAVIAIVTVGNSMTGTVTDSMSGMGVSNITVSLTQKDSDDTSGTAAGVTLRRFMDSTPSADDLITDDMLADFTAAFPTEVSRIELTQEVGTGTIEKYGDPTTTISASVSGANAAELQAMEDDTPILAGRWLDDTKDAGRKVAVVSEKFVEQAIGGSNLDAIGKSFTLTINKNLYTFYIMGVYEYTENVYASMFGVTDDDQIQTNIYLPLDVAKSITDADPGYQSITVVAASGVDVTSFVDTVGSFFASYYTYNDTWTVSASSISSLVESMTEMLDTLSLGISAIAAISLLVGGIGVMNIMMVSVTERTREIGTRKALGAPGSAIRMQFITESVILCMIGGIIGVALGIGLGALLSSVVGMAAKPSIASILIAVGFSMAIGVFFGYYPANKAAQLNPIDALRYE, translated from the coding sequence GTGCAGCTCTTTGAGAATATCTCCATGGCACTGGCCAGTGTGCGCAGCAACAAGATGCGCAGCCTGCTGACCATGCTGGGCATCATCATCGGCATCGCAGCGGTCATCGCCATCGTCACGGTGGGCAACAGCATGACCGGCACCGTCACCGATTCCATGTCCGGCATGGGCGTGAGCAACATCACGGTCAGCCTGACCCAGAAGGACTCCGACGACACCTCCGGCACCGCGGCAGGGGTAACGCTGCGGCGGTTCATGGACTCCACCCCGTCCGCCGACGACCTGATTACCGACGACATGCTGGCGGACTTCACCGCCGCCTTCCCCACCGAGGTCAGCCGCATCGAGCTGACCCAGGAGGTGGGCACCGGTACCATTGAAAAATACGGCGACCCCACCACTACCATCAGCGCTTCGGTGTCGGGCGCCAACGCCGCCGAACTCCAGGCCATGGAGGACGATACCCCCATCCTGGCGGGGCGCTGGCTGGACGACACCAAGGACGCCGGCCGCAAGGTGGCGGTAGTCTCCGAGAAGTTTGTGGAACAGGCCATCGGCGGCAGCAATCTGGACGCCATCGGCAAGTCCTTCACGCTGACCATCAACAAGAATCTGTATACCTTTTATATAATGGGCGTCTACGAATACACCGAGAACGTCTACGCCAGCATGTTCGGTGTCACCGACGACGACCAGATCCAGACCAACATCTATCTGCCGCTGGATGTTGCCAAATCCATCACCGACGCCGATCCCGGCTACCAGAGCATCACCGTGGTGGCCGCCTCCGGCGTGGATGTGACCAGCTTTGTGGACACGGTGGGCAGCTTCTTTGCCAGCTACTACACCTACAATGACACCTGGACCGTCAGCGCCAGCAGCATCTCCAGCCTGGTGGAATCCATGACCGAAATGCTGGATACCCTGTCCCTGGGCATCTCGGCCATCGCCGCCATCTCGCTGCTGGTGGGCGGCATCGGCGTCATGAACATCATGATGGTCTCGGTCACCGAGCGTACCCGGGAGATCGGCACCCGCAAGGCGCTGGGCGCCCCCGGCTCCGCCATCCGCATGCAGTTCATCACCGAGAGCGTCATCCTCTGCATGATCGGCGGCATCATCGGCGTGGCCCTGGGCATCGGCCTGGGCGCGCTGCTCAGCAGCGTGGTGGGCATGGCCGCCAAGCCCAGCATCGCTTCCATCCTCATTGCGGTGGGCTTCAGCATGGCCATCGGCGTCTTCTTCGGGTACTACCCCGCCAACAAGGCCGCCCAGCTCAACCCCATCGACGCCCTGCGCTACGAATAA
- a CDS encoding ABC transporter ATP-binding protein, with protein sequence MHDIHKSYYIGKPNELEILHGISLQVYPGEFVAIVGESGSGKSTLMNIIGVLDKPTSGQYTLDGVDIHNAADNELAAIRNRKIGFVFQTYNLIGRQSALKNVELPMLYAGVPAGERTRRAKEWLTRVGMAERMKHQPNELSGGQKQRVAIARAMVNEPALILADEPTGALDSQTSRIVMDLFHEMHEKYHKTIVLITHNPQLAEECQRVLTLRDGLIVGERKGSGERAAL encoded by the coding sequence ATGCACGACATCCACAAGAGCTACTACATCGGCAAGCCCAACGAGCTGGAGATCCTCCACGGCATCAGCCTGCAGGTCTACCCCGGCGAGTTCGTGGCCATCGTGGGCGAGTCGGGTTCCGGCAAGTCCACCCTGATGAACATCATCGGCGTGCTGGATAAACCCACCAGCGGCCAGTACACCCTGGACGGGGTGGACATTCACAACGCGGCGGACAACGAACTGGCGGCCATCCGCAACCGCAAGATCGGCTTTGTGTTCCAGACCTACAACCTCATCGGCCGGCAGAGCGCTCTGAAAAACGTGGAGCTGCCCATGCTCTATGCGGGCGTTCCCGCGGGGGAGCGTACCCGCCGGGCCAAGGAATGGCTGACCCGGGTGGGGATGGCCGAACGGATGAAACACCAGCCCAACGAGCTGTCCGGCGGCCAGAAACAGCGTGTGGCCATCGCCCGGGCCATGGTGAACGAACCGGCGCTGATCCTGGCCGACGAGCCTACCGGCGCCCTGGACAGCCAGACCAGCCGCATCGTCATGGACCTGTTCCATGAGATGCACGAAAAATACCACAAGACCATCGTGCTGATCACCCACAACCCCCAGTTGGCCGAGGAATGCCAGCGGGTGCTGACGCTGCGCGACGGTCTGATCGTGGGAGAACGAAAGGGGTCCGGCGAACGTGCAGCTCTTTGA
- a CDS encoding efflux RND transporter periplasmic adaptor subunit produces MSEHDTAARRPLDWFKRHNPLHWFKRHKKLTIFLVILLLILAFVVSFLGRTAAVSKTLTYQFVRTTTLQKTNLTDSVSVNGTVASGSTASVTASDSVKTYKVTAVNVAVGDTVKTGDVIATLDTSDVEKQIETAQQNYNDSLDQAETTYTQSVEDQATNLAQLQEKLDQAQQDYDTLGLTDYYSSMQNANGAKGTNRELVEYYYGLYSEKIAQLQNTISNLQIQLTQAQSDGSTDRQQEIQNQLSDYQNQLSIAKGECSIPELGLQGFDTIAQYYNQIEQLRDALDQAQQNYDNAVTTNSRNVDSAETKLEQASRTSDTLTTLQSTLEDCTLTATMDGTITELNATVGSVCTGTVATIQDVSDLTVEVTIPASSVGKLSTGMQCNITSDATGDAVIPGTLTRIDPVANSEGSFGATVTVSGTDSGLLIGISAQVEIVISEKDDIFTVPRDAVGTHDDGSTYVLRKTGGEGVDMTFEEVTVTTGESNDYYIEISGDDLNEGDVIRSSADLTQGIETTDNTTDPLTEMMQGGGEMGGAAPADAPVGGGDRGPGGGGDMGGGNAGGAPGGM; encoded by the coding sequence ATGTCGGAACATGACACTGCCGCGCGCCGTCCGCTGGACTGGTTCAAGCGCCACAATCCCCTGCATTGGTTCAAACGTCACAAAAAGCTGACGATTTTTCTGGTCATTCTGCTGCTGATCCTGGCCTTTGTGGTCTCCTTTCTGGGCCGCACCGCCGCCGTCAGCAAGACCCTGACCTATCAGTTTGTGCGCACCACCACCCTGCAGAAAACCAACCTGACCGATTCGGTCAGCGTCAACGGCACGGTGGCCTCCGGGTCCACGGCCAGCGTCACGGCTTCGGATTCCGTCAAGACCTACAAGGTAACGGCGGTGAACGTGGCGGTGGGCGACACCGTCAAGACCGGCGACGTCATCGCCACGCTGGACACCTCCGACGTGGAAAAACAGATCGAGACCGCCCAGCAGAACTACAACGACAGTCTGGACCAGGCCGAGACCACCTACACCCAGAGCGTGGAGGACCAGGCTACCAACCTGGCCCAGTTGCAGGAGAAACTGGACCAGGCCCAGCAGGACTACGACACCCTGGGGCTGACCGACTACTATTCTTCCATGCAGAACGCCAACGGCGCCAAGGGCACCAACCGCGAGCTGGTGGAATACTACTACGGCCTGTACTCCGAGAAGATCGCCCAGCTGCAGAATACCATCTCCAATCTGCAGATCCAGCTGACCCAGGCCCAGAGCGACGGCAGCACCGACCGCCAGCAGGAAATCCAGAACCAGCTTTCGGATTACCAGAATCAGCTGAGCATCGCCAAGGGCGAGTGCAGCATCCCCGAACTGGGCCTGCAGGGCTTTGATACCATTGCCCAGTACTACAACCAGATCGAGCAGCTGCGGGATGCCCTGGATCAGGCCCAGCAGAACTACGACAACGCGGTGACCACCAACTCCCGCAACGTGGACAGCGCCGAGACCAAGCTGGAACAGGCCAGCCGCACCTCCGACACGCTGACCACCCTGCAGTCCACCCTGGAGGACTGCACCCTCACCGCCACCATGGACGGCACCATCACCGAGCTGAACGCCACCGTGGGTTCGGTCTGCACCGGCACCGTGGCCACCATCCAGGACGTGTCCGACCTGACGGTGGAGGTCACCATCCCCGCCAGCTCGGTGGGCAAGCTGTCCACCGGCATGCAGTGCAATATCACCAGCGACGCCACCGGCGACGCGGTGATCCCCGGCACGCTGACCCGCATCGACCCCGTGGCCAACTCGGAGGGTTCCTTCGGCGCCACGGTCACCGTCAGCGGCACCGACTCCGGGCTGCTCATCGGCATCTCCGCCCAGGTGGAGATCGTCATCAGCGAGAAGGACGACATCTTCACGGTGCCCCGTGACGCCGTGGGCACCCATGACGACGGCTCCACCTATGTGCTGCGCAAGACCGGCGGCGAGGGCGTGGACATGACCTTTGAGGAAGTGACCGTCACCACCGGCGAATCCAATGACTACTACATCGAAATTTCCGGCGATGACCTGAACGAGGGCGACGTTATCCGTTCCAGCGCCGACCTGACCCAGGGCATCGAGACCACCGACAACACCACCGACCCGCTGACCGAGATGATGCAGGGCGGCGGTGAGATGGGCGGTGCCGCCCCGGCGGACGCCCCCGTTGGCGGCGGTGACCGCGGCCCCGGCGGTGGCGGCGATATGGGCGGCGGCAACGCAGGCGGCGCGCCGGGAGGCATGTAA
- a CDS encoding RNA polymerase sigma factor has translation MQTEQDLEKLVRAYTPPLLRYCTAMLGSEADAQDAVQATFVKAWLRRNSLRGDGQDNERAWLYRIAYRTALDMLRAAKRAEQRRPPEPAPPDPGISENLREALNTLDPLDRALVLERVLDGMDYAALAKIHHRPESYLRTRYHRAKRRLAALLEKEGFCHDT, from the coding sequence ATGCAGACCGAGCAGGACCTGGAAAAACTGGTCCGCGCCTACACCCCACCGCTGCTGCGGTACTGTACGGCTATGCTGGGCAGCGAAGCGGACGCCCAGGACGCCGTGCAGGCCACCTTCGTGAAGGCCTGGCTGCGGCGGAACAGCCTGCGGGGCGACGGGCAGGACAACGAGCGGGCCTGGCTCTACCGCATCGCCTACCGCACGGCGCTGGACATGCTGCGCGCCGCCAAGCGGGCGGAGCAGCGCAGGCCGCCCGAACCGGCCCCGCCGGACCCCGGCATCAGCGAAAATCTGCGGGAGGCGCTGAACACCCTGGACCCGCTGGACCGGGCGCTGGTGCTGGAACGGGTGCTGGACGGCATGGACTACGCCGCCCTGGCGAAGATCCACCACCGGCCAGAAAGTTATCTGCGTACCCGCTACCACCGGGCCAAACGACGACTGGCCGCACTTTTGGAGAAGGAGGGATTTTGCCATGACACCTGA
- a CDS encoding pentapeptide repeat-containing protein yields the protein MQKEYWQGEVFDALDPGALLRGAEYNDCTFKNCRWDGVRIENCSFLSCTFEHCTWSGVVFSFSQMSDAWFSGCAFRSVAWGGLQGRSALVQPFGKAERCEFRYNEFSGMTLTRFDFSSCRFGDCTFDDCRLAGADFRGVPLGRTQFSRCDLEKADFREASEYIIDPTVNRLRGARFSFPDVVALLSGFGLKIE from the coding sequence ATGCAAAAAGAATACTGGCAGGGCGAGGTTTTTGATGCCCTGGACCCCGGCGCCCTGCTACGCGGGGCGGAATACAACGACTGTACCTTCAAAAACTGCCGCTGGGACGGCGTGCGGATCGAAAACTGCAGTTTTCTGTCCTGCACCTTTGAACATTGCACCTGGAGCGGCGTGGTGTTCAGCTTCAGCCAGATGAGCGACGCCTGGTTTTCCGGCTGCGCCTTCCGGTCGGTGGCCTGGGGCGGCCTGCAGGGACGCAGCGCCCTGGTGCAACCCTTCGGCAAGGCCGAGCGGTGCGAGTTCCGGTACAACGAGTTTTCCGGCATGACGCTGACCCGGTTTGATTTTTCCAGCTGCCGGTTCGGCGACTGCACCTTTGATGACTGCCGGCTGGCGGGGGCAGATTTCCGCGGTGTGCCCCTGGGCCGCACCCAGTTCAGCCGGTGCGACCTGGAAAAGGCGGATTTCCGGGAGGCGTCGGAGTACATCATCGACCCAACCGTCAACCGACTGCGGGGTGCGCGGTTCAGCTTCCCCGACGTGGTGGCGCTGCTGAGCGGCTTCGGGCTGAAAATCGAATAA
- a CDS encoding acyltransferase family protein, translating to MAKQRDGVLDAMRGIGIVLMVVGHSGFPGSGFIYLFHMALFFMLSGYFFRLGEGVAGLRHFCVRRLLTLWLPFVAANTVFTLCNNLFLRLNILTSDPRILDLPGNQLTDPVTLKDIVGRTLHWCVFDGGTQLGGALWFVQALFQISLLYALVEFLLRRLAPGRDTLLPQGLVAGALLMVGWTCSRTGWNVWGLGIAASGYSLYYLGALVHRIGQPARKPAGRVLIAAGAFVVLLVLLPLGSVGLAANQYPHWLFLLIASAAGWVLVYECAHLAVLLPRLGQALSALGRATMPIVILHFLSFKLVTWLGLQITGGEPYLLAAFPTLFTGGAWWLAYTAAGLALPLLVYQPYRAVKQSILCRMRKS from the coding sequence ATGGCGAAACAGCGCGACGGGGTCCTGGATGCCATGCGCGGCATCGGCATCGTGCTGATGGTGGTGGGGCATTCGGGCTTTCCCGGCTCCGGTTTTATCTATCTGTTCCACATGGCCCTGTTTTTTATGCTCAGCGGCTATTTTTTCCGGCTGGGGGAGGGTGTGGCCGGGCTGCGGCATTTCTGCGTCCGCCGCCTGCTGACGCTGTGGCTGCCCTTTGTGGCCGCCAACACGGTGTTCACCCTCTGCAACAATCTCTTCCTCCGGCTCAACATCCTGACAAGCGATCCCCGCATCCTGGACCTGCCCGGCAACCAGCTCACCGACCCGGTGACTCTCAAGGACATCGTGGGACGCACCCTACACTGGTGCGTCTTTGACGGCGGCACCCAGCTGGGCGGCGCGCTGTGGTTCGTGCAGGCGCTGTTCCAGATTTCCCTTCTGTACGCGTTGGTGGAGTTCCTGCTGCGCAGACTGGCCCCCGGACGGGACACCCTGCTGCCCCAGGGCCTTGTGGCCGGGGCGCTGCTGATGGTGGGCTGGACCTGTTCCCGCACCGGCTGGAACGTCTGGGGGCTGGGCATTGCCGCCAGCGGGTATTCCCTGTACTACCTGGGTGCGCTGGTACACCGCATCGGCCAGCCCGCCCGCAAACCGGCAGGACGGGTGCTCATCGCCGCCGGGGCTTTTGTGGTCCTGCTGGTGCTGCTGCCCCTGGGCTCGGTGGGGCTGGCCGCCAACCAGTACCCCCACTGGCTGTTTTTACTGATCGCCAGCGCCGCGGGCTGGGTGCTGGTCTATGAGTGCGCCCATCTGGCCGTGCTGCTGCCCCGGCTGGGCCAGGCGCTGTCCGCCCTGGGCCGGGCCACCATGCCCATCGTGATCCTGCATTTTCTCAGCTTCAAGCTGGTGACCTGGCTGGGCCTGCAGATCACCGGCGGTGAGCCCTATCTGCTGGCGGCCTTCCCCACCCTATTCACCGGCGGGGCCTGGTGGCTGGCCTACACAGCGGCGGGGCTGGCCCTGCCCCTGCTGGTCTACCAGCCCTACCGGGCCGTCAAGCAATCCATCCTATGCAGAATGAGGAAATCCTGA
- a CDS encoding Fur family transcriptional regulator yields MTRQKALILEIMRQQRPQHLTADEIFCHARQQMPHIARGTVYRNLKLMERDGEVAHLEMAGGPDRYDCNPIPHGHLLCDGCGELTDLPVVGLIREVEAAIGTEVRGYTLTIHYLCPHCRAKNAQ; encoded by the coding sequence ATGACCCGCCAAAAAGCGCTGATCCTGGAGATCATGCGCCAGCAGCGCCCGCAGCATCTGACGGCTGACGAGATCTTTTGCCACGCCCGCCAGCAGATGCCCCACATCGCCCGCGGCACCGTGTATCGCAACCTGAAGCTGATGGAGCGCGACGGAGAAGTCGCCCATCTGGAAATGGCCGGTGGTCCGGACCGCTACGACTGCAACCCCATCCCCCACGGACATCTTCTGTGTGACGGATGCGGGGAACTGACCGACCTGCCGGTGGTGGGACTGATCCGCGAGGTGGAAGCCGCCATCGGCACCGAAGTGCGCGGTTACACACTGACCATCCATTATCTGTGTCCCCATTGCCGCGCCAAAAACGCACAATGA
- the rbr gene encoding rubrerythrin: MELKGSKTEKNLWEAFAGESQARNKYTYFASKAKKEGYEQIASIFDATANNEKEHAKIWFKLLMENGEIPDTLTCLKMAAAGENEEHTSMYPRMAAEAKEEGFDHIAALFTMVASIEKEHEERYKALAANIEAGKVFARETEQVWQCRNCGYIYIGQHAPVKCPVCAHPQAYFELKSSNY, translated from the coding sequence ATGGAACTCAAAGGCAGCAAGACCGAGAAGAATTTGTGGGAAGCATTCGCTGGTGAAAGCCAGGCCCGCAACAAGTACACCTACTTTGCATCCAAGGCCAAGAAGGAAGGCTATGAGCAGATTGCCTCCATCTTCGACGCCACCGCCAACAACGAGAAGGAGCACGCCAAGATCTGGTTCAAGCTCCTGATGGAGAACGGTGAGATTCCCGACACCCTGACCTGCCTGAAGATGGCCGCCGCCGGTGAGAACGAGGAGCACACCTCGATGTATCCGCGGATGGCTGCCGAAGCCAAGGAGGAAGGGTTCGATCACATCGCCGCCCTCTTCACCATGGTAGCTTCCATCGAGAAGGAGCATGAGGAGCGCTACAAGGCCCTGGCCGCCAACATCGAGGCGGGCAAGGTCTTTGCCCGGGAGACCGAGCAGGTCTGGCAGTGCCGGAACTGCGGCTATATCTATATCGGCCAGCACGCGCCGGTGAAGTGCCCGGTCTGCGCCCATCCGCAGGCTTACTTCGAGCTCAAGAGCAGCAACTACTGA
- a CDS encoding FeoA family protein, with amino-acid sequence MPLTMAKAGDTVTIRRITGRDEVRQHLAELGFVVGESVTVVNVLGGNLILQVKESRIALDQTLAMRILVA; translated from the coding sequence ATGCCGTTGACCATGGCAAAAGCAGGGGATACCGTCACCATCCGCAGGATCACCGGCCGGGACGAGGTGCGCCAGCACCTGGCCGAGCTGGGATTTGTGGTGGGGGAGTCGGTCACGGTGGTGAATGTGCTGGGCGGCAACCTGATTCTGCAGGTCAAGGAGAGCCGCATCGCGCTGGATCAGACGCTGGCCATGCGGATCCTGGTGGCCTGA
- a CDS encoding FeoA family protein — MKTLKELKVGQTATVVRLHGEGPVRRRIMDMGLTKGTQVYLRKVAPLGDPLELTVRNYELSIRKADAAMVEVE, encoded by the coding sequence ATGAAGACATTGAAGGAACTGAAAGTGGGCCAGACGGCCACGGTGGTGCGGCTGCACGGCGAAGGGCCGGTGCGGCGGCGCATTATGGACATGGGTCTGACCAAGGGTACCCAGGTGTATCTGCGCAAGGTGGCGCCCCTGGGGGATCCGCTGGAACTGACGGTGCGCAACTATGAGCTGAGCATCCGCAAGGCCGACGCCGCCATGGTGGAGGTCGAGTAA